A stretch of the Candidatus Zixiibacteriota bacterium genome encodes the following:
- the aspA gene encoding aspartate ammonia-lyase, translating to MKTSVINEFIGGIELFKDLSPDQRELVAQNAEVLELEPNQFLFQENSPRKRLYMIYSGEVELFKKTAFGEEKRLSFFGKYDFLGEGALMDDYPHSTSARTLLKTTLVTVSRDSFSRLCHDRPEICVRLLSQVARVISRRMRQAGTRVVNIAAQYVSGRTRKEHDLLGDRNVPYEYYYGVQTLRGLENFNISGISLAQFPLLISALAIVKMAAAKTNVELGLLSKPVGEAIVQACGEIINGKLHTQFVVDMIQGGAGTSTNMNANEVIANRALEILGYERGEYKYCHPNNHVNLSQSTNDAYPTALKIALIMKNKRLTDSLRLLVNSFRAKAVEFAHVIKMGRTQLQDAVPMTLGQGFEAYAVTLEEEIDRLRQNANLFLEVNMGGTAIGTGINADPEYSAKVIEHLREITSLDIKLAPNLVEATQDTGAFVMYSSAIKRLAVKLSKICNDLRLLSSGPRAGLNEINLPPMQPGSSIMPGKVNPVIPEVVNQIAFKVIGNDLTVTLAVEAGQLELNVMEPVIAQSIFESIEMLRNGMATLRHRCIDGITANEQVCRKMVESSIGVVTALSPVLGYEMCTMLAKEALASNRGVYELVLEKNLLSKEELDRLLAPETMIKPRNRNGA from the coding sequence ATGAAGACATCGGTTATAAATGAGTTTATCGGCGGTATTGAACTGTTCAAGGACCTCAGCCCGGACCAACGAGAACTTGTCGCACAAAACGCCGAGGTCCTGGAATTGGAGCCGAATCAGTTTCTCTTCCAGGAAAACAGTCCACGTAAGAGACTGTACATGATTTATAGCGGCGAGGTTGAACTGTTCAAAAAGACAGCCTTCGGAGAGGAGAAACGGCTGTCCTTTTTTGGGAAGTATGACTTCCTGGGTGAAGGCGCGCTGATGGATGACTATCCGCATTCAACTTCGGCCCGAACACTTCTGAAAACCACGCTGGTGACAGTGAGCCGGGATAGTTTCAGCAGGCTCTGCCACGACCGGCCGGAGATATGCGTGAGGCTTCTATCGCAGGTGGCCCGTGTCATTTCCCGAAGAATGCGTCAGGCCGGCACACGCGTCGTCAACATAGCTGCTCAATATGTGTCGGGCCGCACCCGCAAAGAGCATGATTTACTGGGAGACCGTAACGTTCCCTATGAGTATTACTACGGCGTCCAAACCCTGAGAGGACTCGAAAATTTCAATATCAGTGGAATCTCACTCGCCCAGTTCCCCCTGCTGATCAGCGCTCTGGCCATAGTCAAAATGGCGGCGGCTAAGACGAATGTGGAGCTGGGGCTGTTATCGAAGCCGGTAGGCGAAGCTATCGTGCAGGCCTGCGGCGAGATCATCAACGGAAAGCTCCACACCCAGTTCGTGGTCGACATGATCCAGGGGGGCGCTGGAACCTCAACCAACATGAACGCCAACGAGGTTATCGCCAATCGGGCTTTGGAGATTCTCGGCTATGAAAGAGGCGAATACAAATATTGTCACCCGAACAATCACGTGAACCTTTCGCAATCGACGAATGACGCCTATCCCACCGCGCTCAAAATTGCTTTGATAATGAAAAACAAGCGTCTCACTGACAGCCTGCGGCTTCTGGTGAATTCATTCAGAGCCAAGGCAGTCGAATTCGCTCATGTCATCAAAATGGGTCGCACCCAGCTTCAGGACGCGGTCCCGATGACCCTCGGCCAGGGGTTCGAGGCTTACGCCGTAACACTGGAAGAGGAAATCGACCGTTTGCGTCAGAACGCCAACCTTTTCCTCGAAGTAAACATGGGTGGAACCGCCATCGGTACCGGCATCAACGCCGACCCGGAATATTCTGCGAAGGTGATCGAACATCTGCGCGAGATTACATCACTTGATATCAAGCTGGCTCCGAATCTGGTCGAAGCCACCCAGGATACGGGTGCTTTCGTCATGTACTCTTCGGCGATAAAGCGCCTTGCCGTAAAGCTGTCCAAGATTTGCAATGATCTGAGGCTTCTTTCCTCCGGCCCGCGCGCCGGCCTTAATGAAATCAATCTGCCGCCGATGCAGCCCGGGTCTTCGATTATGCCCGGCAAAGTCAATCCGGTCATCCCCGAGGTAGTCAACCAGATCGCATTCAAAGTAATTGGCAACGACTTGACAGTCACGCTTGCCGTTGAGGCTGGACAACTCGAACTAAATGTCATGGAACCAGTGATCGCCCAGAGTATCTTCGAGTCAATCGAAATGCTCAGAAACGGTATGGCCACGTTAAGACACCGCTGTATCGACGGTATCACGGCTAATGAGCAGGTGTGCCGAAAGATGGTCGAGAGCAGTATCGGTGTGGTGACCGCACTCAGTCCGGTGCTGGGGTATGAGATGTGCACGATGCTGGCGAAAGAGGCGCTCGCCTCCAATCGCGGCGTTTATGAACTGGTTCTGGAAAAGAACCTTCTGTCCAAAGAAGAGCTCGACAGACTACTGGCGCCAGAGACGATGATCAAACCACGCAATAGAAACGGCGCTTAG
- a CDS encoding SPFH domain-containing protein: protein MDSFVPYLTWPVIGLAVVIAFFILVKALSAYYVRVPPNQAAFFYGARSGRRGMKPLEVSAPGVPTATVLPPGTVVVTGGGRIRKPIIEAVEFLDLSEITLTDIRVQNMPNIDGVLVTVDAVANIRFRDDAESLLAAGSRFLKMERTHIIITARETLEANLRGVVGTLTVDELIKDRDAFRQKVLGEAGEDLARLGMQIDVFNPQSITDEQGYIEALGKKRTAEVKRDAAIGEAEAVAEAKKKATDAERAAEVVAQNNEKLKAEAVKNAEVAKQQYAAEIAREKAIADQAGPLSTAEQRQRVIVAEVKIEEERSRAEIQVEAQNILREQKAQEAQIVVPAKAQADAVVREAEGYKVAETSKADGDKYAISARADAEKHKRQAEGTGEATAIEATGLAQARVIREQGLARAAAISELADAYGKFNQAALVLEVVKALPPAIESLGTVFGAIAAPMGNIDKLVMVDSGGGGNDSNAALNRFAKTGPLLLFSLIEQAKAAGLDLSELLNKVGIKTEQAPGEIAAETPRKKQ, encoded by the coding sequence ATGGATAGTTTTGTCCCGTATCTGACCTGGCCGGTGATCGGCCTGGCTGTTGTAATCGCCTTTTTTATTCTGGTCAAGGCCCTGTCGGCTTACTATGTGAGGGTTCCCCCGAACCAGGCGGCCTTTTTCTACGGCGCCAGGAGCGGGAGGCGTGGTATGAAGCCGCTGGAAGTGTCCGCTCCAGGTGTGCCTACCGCCACCGTTCTGCCCCCGGGAACGGTGGTTGTGACTGGCGGCGGACGTATACGCAAACCGATTATCGAAGCGGTCGAATTCCTGGATCTTTCGGAAATAACCCTTACCGACATCAGGGTGCAGAATATGCCCAACATCGATGGTGTTCTGGTAACGGTAGATGCGGTGGCCAATATTCGCTTCAGAGATGATGCGGAATCACTGCTCGCGGCAGGCTCAAGATTTCTCAAGATGGAGCGGACCCACATTATTATTACCGCTCGAGAGACCCTGGAAGCGAACCTTCGTGGTGTCGTGGGCACTCTTACGGTCGACGAATTGATTAAGGACCGCGACGCTTTCCGGCAGAAGGTTCTGGGTGAAGCCGGGGAAGACCTCGCGCGGCTGGGTATGCAGATTGACGTATTCAACCCGCAGTCGATTACCGATGAGCAGGGATATATCGAGGCTCTGGGAAAGAAGCGTACCGCTGAGGTGAAGCGTGATGCCGCGATTGGTGAGGCGGAGGCGGTGGCCGAAGCCAAGAAAAAGGCTACAGATGCCGAGCGTGCCGCTGAAGTAGTCGCGCAAAACAACGAGAAGCTCAAAGCCGAGGCTGTCAAGAATGCTGAAGTGGCCAAGCAACAGTACGCCGCGGAAATCGCACGCGAAAAGGCCATCGCCGATCAGGCCGGCCCGCTCTCGACGGCTGAGCAGAGGCAGCGGGTTATAGTAGCTGAGGTTAAGATCGAAGAAGAAAGGTCGCGGGCTGAAATTCAGGTCGAGGCCCAAAATATCCTGCGCGAACAGAAAGCGCAGGAAGCCCAGATAGTTGTCCCCGCAAAGGCGCAGGCCGACGCTGTCGTAAGGGAGGCGGAAGGCTACAAAGTTGCGGAGACTTCCAAGGCCGACGGTGATAAATACGCCATCAGCGCCCGGGCCGACGCGGAAAAACACAAGCGGCAGGCAGAAGGTACCGGTGAGGCTACCGCTATCGAAGCTACCGGCCTGGCCCAGGCAAGAGTGATAAGAGAACAGGGACTCGCCCGGGCTGCCGCTATTTCGGAGCTGGCTGATGCCTACGGTAAATTCAACCAGGCTGCACTCGTTCTGGAGGTTGTCAAGGCGCTTCCGCCGGCTATCGAATCTCTAGGAACCGTTTTCGGCGCTATCGCGGCCCCCATGGGTAACATTGACAAGCTCGTTATGGTAGACAGCGGCGGCGGAGGAAACGATAGCAATGCCGCCCTTAACCGTTTTGCCAAAACTGGTCCCCTACTTCTGTTCAGTCTTATTGAACAGGCCAAGGCTGCTGGCCTCGATCTATCAGAGCTTCTCAATAAAGTAGGTATCAAAACCGAACAGGCACCGGGTGAAATTGCTGCGGAGACGCCGCGCAAAAAACAGTAA
- a CDS encoding NfeD family protein, which produces MLLAIFATLFGVGFLILLLSVIFGHDAEADGDTDTGGDSSGPSIFSVRMISLLMVGFGAASFGVRASTDATMFVSSMAGVGGAIVVGAFGYLIIRMFYASQESSTVVDNDIIGCRGNLIDAIPPGGSGQIACVIRGREMTYLARSKDGSPIGRGVPVRVIGKTGNTVTVEPLG; this is translated from the coding sequence ATGCTTTTGGCTATCTTTGCCACTTTGTTCGGAGTGGGGTTTTTAATCCTGCTTTTAAGCGTAATTTTCGGCCATGACGCCGAGGCCGATGGCGATACTGACACCGGTGGTGATAGTTCCGGTCCCAGCATCTTCAGCGTAAGGATGATATCGTTGCTCATGGTCGGGTTCGGAGCCGCCAGCTTCGGCGTCAGAGCTTCGACTGATGCCACTATGTTTGTTTCATCCATGGCCGGGGTCGGCGGAGCTATTGTCGTCGGGGCATTCGGGTATCTTATTATAAGAATGTTCTACGCCAGTCAGGAAAGCTCGACGGTGGTGGACAATGATATAATAGGCTGCAGAGGCAATCTGATCGATGCTATTCCACCGGGAGGCAGCGGCCAGATTGCGTGCGTCATACGCGGTAGGGAGATGACATATCTCGCCCGCTCAAAAGATGGTAGCCCTATCGGTCGGGGAGTTCCAGTGCGCGTAATCGGCAAGACCGGCAATACCGTTACCGTAGAACCGCTTGGGTAA
- a CDS encoding BlaI/MecI/CopY family transcriptional regulator, giving the protein MVLKQVKPTDAELDVLRVLWEHGPGTVKEIHQKLPDHPRRGYTTVLKLLQIMADKGLVKRDESQRAHVYRVDVSLEQTQTKMITHLMDKAFNNSMSSLVMRALSARPASREELLEIRKLLDQMEEESQ; this is encoded by the coding sequence ATGGTACTTAAACAAGTTAAGCCGACTGATGCGGAATTGGATGTTCTCAGGGTCCTATGGGAGCACGGTCCGGGTACTGTCAAAGAAATTCATCAAAAACTGCCGGATCACCCGCGTCGGGGCTACACAACTGTCCTGAAGCTCCTTCAGATCATGGCTGACAAGGGCTTGGTGAAGCGCGACGAAAGTCAGCGGGCTCATGTTTACCGTGTCGACGTCAGCCTGGAGCAGACTCAAACCAAGATGATAACCCACCTTATGGACAAAGCCTTCAACAACTCTATGAGCAGCCTTGTCATGAGGGCGCTTTCAGCACGACCGGCGTCCAGAGAAGAGCTTTTGGAGATAAGAAAGTTGCTGGATCAAATGGAAGAGGAGTCCCAATGA